The genomic interval TCACCTCTTTATTCATATCATCCAAGTTTTTCATACAAGGCAAATAATTGAGAAACTGAAAACCACATTTAGCTCAATTCCAATCTCCAATCATTTCTTCTTACCCTAGCTTCACGGAGATGTTTTATCTCGTCCTATGATACATATATggtagatgtttttttttacatgctGCTaggaatgaaaaaaacaagATTGTTGGTAATGATAAAAACAGATATTTAGCAATTTCAGTGTCATTCCTATTTCTTCATGACGGACATGAAAAgaaattaacatatttttaaaaagaaCGATAATATATTAAGTTTATGATTACTTTTGATCTTCTCCATGTTACatttaataattgaaaataGGACTGCAATATCAATCAAATAAATCTCAATATATAATGtcaaaatattgatatggatttaCCATCTTGCAGTGTggaataattattaataattattttgagCATCATTTTTCTATAATATCGGATAATCACTTTACGCTGATGTTGGTCGTCCAGGTACAATTTTGTACTTTGTAAGCCATTTCAATAATCTTGatggtttctttatttttgatatttgacAAGAAACCAATAGGTAAAAAACGCTTTGGAACTGAGGATGTGCTAAACCATAAATGATTGGGTTGAAACAGGAACTCGATGCAAGTAATAACGCCGCATATGGCAGTAACCTCTCTAAGCTTTTCAAACTGACAAAAAAGATGTAAGGTGAAATGCAAGCAAAGAACACACATACGACTATGAAAAGTTTCATAGTGATATCAATCTCTTTCCTGTTATCGGACGGCCCGTCTTGTGATTTACGAGAACGCCATCGCCAACTGAACTTCCTACTATCCTTTCTGCTTTTACCCTTAGCCTTTTCACGGTCGTTTCCATTAAAGTAATTAAACTGACTTCCTACTATAATACTACAATGTGGAGCATGACACGTGCTATACGTCACGGATAATCCATCATTACAACTACATGAGGGTGGGCAGACATCGTCATGTTCTGTGAAGACGTTATTTATGTACTGATTTGATACATCGTTTTTGGTTCCGTCTGTCGGTTTCACAAAACAATTGTCCGTCGACTGTTTCGAATGGCTTAAAACTTTAGCTGATAGCAGAGAATCATTAACAATGTCAGGTTGGTGGACGGAATGGATTTCTTGACTCTCGACGGGTGCAATGGCTGCAAATGAAAGGTCGTTAACGAATCTGTCTCTATTGACTGTTGCATGCATCTTGTCGTTGTCATGCGTTAAGTCAGCATTCATATGAgatattgttttaagttttcCATTATGTACGCTTTCTCCAGCGTCGGGATCAATTTTAGAGTCTGCATGGTGGTCTGCTTCCGCCATACTGATAACATACCCATTTTGTCCCTCCTCTCCATTGTCGATTTTCGTTTCCCGAATCGCAGATGTATTGACATCTTCAAAGACCATCGTCTCTTCCAAAGTTTTCCTCGACACAATGGAACCGCCGCCAGATGATGACGTCAATATTCTTCTCAGTGTGCTGTTGTTGTGCCTTTTAACGAAGAAGAATACCTTCGCGTAACAAAATAACACCACGACCACACTGAATAGATTAGTGTAAATCGACCGCACCGAACTCAAAATAACGGAGGACTTGTTTCGAATATCTCTTGAGCAGATGCCGTACTTTGGATTATAACCCAACGAAGACGATGATGAAAGGGAAACGATCGGATCTATAGAAGAGACTGTCCAGATTAGCAACAGCAATGTGAATATTCTGCAAGGAGTAAAAAGAACTTGACATGCACGCCGTGGTCGCGTGATCATCATGTAGCGTGTAACTGCAATTAATGCGTGAGAAAATACACTGACAGAGAGGAACAAAACTGTCAGGATGCCATTGACGGCGCATACAAGTGGATTAGGATTGACGAGGTCTAACGGCTGGTACAAATCATGGACCATGAATGGCAAAATAATACAGTGCAGTAGATCACCAACCGCGAGATTACAAACAAAGACGTTGGTGACATTCTGCAATTTTAGCGTCAGAGATACGGCAGCTATGACCAAGCTGTTTCCGATGATACCCGTGATGCATACGATTAGAAGACCTGTTCCGACAAGACGTCTCTGAATGTCGTCATCAAAACGCCATGCTTCGTCGTCACTCGCAGCATCGGTGGTCAAATTCGTTATGTTGTCTGTAAGACCAGATGTACTATACTGAGAAGGCGTCAACATCGTAAAAGGATCtgaaaacaacaagaacaaagaattATGAACAGTTATAGGCACAGAGTTCTAGGCACAGAGTTCGAGGCACATAGTTCGAGGCACAGAGGTCTAAGCACAGAGGCATAGCACAGATGCATAGCACAGAGGTATAGCACAGAGGCATATCACAGAGGCATAGCACAGAGGCATAGCACAGAGGCATAGCACAGATGCATAGCACAGAGGCATAGCACAGAGGTATAGCACAGAGGCATAGCACAGAGGCATAGCACAGAGGCATAGCACAGAGGCATAGCACAGAGGCATATCACAGAGGCATAACACAGAGGCATAGCAAACAGGTGGTTCGTTGAACCAGGCCAGCCCAATGTCAATGCGCACCCAGGATTGGCTGCGATATTTTAATCCAAAAGATCACAATTGGCAGATATGTCTTGCATGGATAATTGGATGAGTGCCATCATGCCACATATGATTTAGATTGTCGTATTATACtaacaactgtttttttttcgagTAGACAAATGACTGACAGCCCACTGCCTTTAACATTTATCTATTTATGGTTAGGGGTCTACGAAGTTTAGATGAAGTAACATTTGAGGAGCCCAAGCTCTCACCCTTGAGCAGTGACAGTGTGTGTATGACTACGCCACTGGTTAGGCGACTTAGTTTATGGGGCAATACAAGGTAAACTGTTTTATCACGGTAGGCGATTAGCGACAACTATTCATTTCGTTTGACATGTAATTTCTATctacacagtatatatactctCGATTACGTAATACAATTGTCGGGCAATCTGTGCACTATCGGAACAATGGAATGTtagttaaatttaaatttaaaagaaatcatACATTTTTAAGAATTGTAACATAACGATACTGATGGAGTTTTTCTAAGCTTAAAGACAACTGTGGATATTAATGATATTATGTCAAGAAAACCATTTAGTTGGTAATCATAAAATAAGGCGTAAGCATTGAAAATAATTCGCCAAAGTTGGAAGACTTAGATTATTGCAAACACTCGCGGTCTACATGAGTTTAAACTTTGGTCTCTCGTTCTGTTAAAGGACTCTATATATGAACTGTGTACACCGTGGTCTGAAGAGGAAAACAAAtccaataacttttttttttttttttttttttggctctttGTGTCGTATTTTGCCATTCGCTGGAGATCCAAGTGGGGACATTTGTTTTGATCTCCTACGAATTGCTGAGACTGCAAAAACGAAAGAAATACTTAGGAAATGGAACGAAATAGAAGCAAATTGACAAATGAATTTACGCATTCTTAAGAAAGGTGAGATTGTAGCTGACGATATTTATTTAAAAGCAACCAATTGTTAATCATCATCACTCATCATTTCCGTCTTATACTCAGAAATGTCTGCCGGTAaagcaaaattttcttttggcACTTTTGTGCATGATATGTTATAAAGAGGATTTATAACATCTTATTTATCTATTTCCGGACCCAAGAAAATGCTccctatatcatatatatactacatggAGCACGTTGTTAATTACAAAAGCACACGCGTGATCCTCGTGTATTGACTAGAGCTGTGACCCAGTATATTCAAATCATGTCAATTCAATTTGCGTGTATTTTTCCAACTGGAgagatatttacataacatttaAGTCACTCAATCGTTCCTGCAGTGCTTTCATGTTGACGACAATGTATGCAAACATTAAACTTATGTAATTGACGTTTGATGAGACTTTTATGATGTCTCCTGCCTCTCTTACCAGGTTAAGTGCATTGGATGCAATGTCTTTTGGCAGCGCGCTGAAATATGTTATCATCATCTAAGTCATGCACAAATAATGTGATGTGGTGACGCACAAAGAATATGTTAATAAACCCAAcagactgatatatatatacatttatatatatatatatatatatatatatatatatatatatatatatatatatatatatatatatatatataaatatatatatatatatatatatatatatatatatatatataaatatatatatatataaatatatatatatatatatatgcgtgtatgtgtgtttgtatgtgtatatgACTTACAGATTTATGCTACAAAGAGCATGATTCTAGCATAATGATGAATTAAACAAAGAATGAATGATTCCGTTTTTATCGTGATATGAGTAAGTAGAGAATATCAATGCCAAGACAATTGTCAATCATGGGGTGTGCCAAAAATTCTCCCCCACTCATCTTATGACAGAGAATCAATCCAGAAATATTTCCTTCTAAATCTACATCCTTTGGTAGGAAAGAGAGAAGGAGATCGTATAGTATAGTCACTCATCTATAGTACATTTTCCAATGCTTCCccctttaaaatatgaataagacATAGCGTTGCGTCTGTGACGTTTATGTCATCCAAGAGCGTAGATGCAGATGAAGAAAGGTTGATATTCATAGATGGAATGAGTTCGGTCAATGCCATCCTAGTACATATATATCTCTCTGTATATTTGATTGGATAAGAAAGTACAACAAGTCAAAAGTGGATGAGTGATTGGATAAGTTTGTATATAAGCAATTGACAGATATAAGAGTGTGATCTAGCACTGGGATCAGATAATACATACAAAGGGGGTCAAGAGCTTACTTGTCCTTTAAGGATAAGTACttcatcagttttttttttctcctttatcAGTTTCTTGTTTAATTTCTCCCTCATCCCTACAGCTGGAACAGGCAAACAATATCCCTACTCAATCTATCCTTAAGAAGAAGCTTCGGACATTAAGCTTAAAGTTTGTCAATTATTAGACAAAGTCGATCACTCAAATCCTTCTCAACAGACCAAACATGAGGTGTTGTATCAGAATCGCTCAGTATCACTcttttgtaaaaataattaatgaaacaaaatgaagtTATTTGGGTTTGTTTAGGATGTTAATTTAAAAGATGATTTTCTAAATTCCTAAAATCAGAACTTTGTTGTCTGACGTTCGGAACATGTTGaaatatacaagcgagaaacatTAAGTCTTTGTCATATGTCTTTTgtcatttgtcatttctttcgtcattttgtcttttgccatttctcttttgtcttttgtctttgtCATCTCCtttgtctttttgtcttttgtcattttgtcttttgtcattttgtcattttgtcttttgtcattttgtcttttgtcaTTTTTCGTTCTCCTATTGCCGACTCGAATTAAGTGGAATCCTTGTTTGAGCTGGATTATGTAAATGAGATGGATAACACCAGTGATGTGTAGTTTAGATGGATATACAACGAAGACAGCCTTATCTGAGACTCACTTGTTGCCGACGATCAGCTCCTTCTTGTTTCTTTCCAAAGAATTCAATTTGAACACAAATCGGATTCCAATCAGTTCCTGTACAATACCTCGAGGCGTATGCTACAGTTTGAGACAGTAGAAAGATCAGAATCTATACAATACAATTATATTGCCATATCCGAAATTAAACTTTTCAAAGCGAAATGACGCATTATTTAATGTAGGGATGTGATTCTTTAGATCTTTCTGTTCACCCACACTATCGAATGTTTTCGAATGTTTATTGGAACCagtataaatatcaaaataaaattaaaattataaaaaggagtacaaaatacatttaaaatagaacatataattcaaaatatcaaatatttctaTTAGTTGTTACGAATCATAGACACGATTGGAATCTTCGATAATCTCCATGGAAAACAACcaagtttagttttattttgttatcattCATCTCAAAGTTTATCCTTCCCACGAGGtgtgtaattaaattaaaaatgtcgACCAGCCgtttttctttaatatcaaATGTAGTTAGTAACACATGTCGGTAAGTACAGATTATGCATCAAAGCATTGTTGACGGTTGAAGGTTTGGTCAACTTTATGTTAGGTGTGACAAGAACGCTTGATAAGGAgatgggggttggggttgggatGGGGGAGTTAAAAAGGCCAACAACAAAACTGCCCATCAACTGTATAAATCGTCAAAAGGGATTCATGAGCTTCAATTACCTATTGAAAGGATTTTAGACGTGTAACGAAACCGTTGCATCTCTATCTAAATACACACATCCCTTGATATACAACGCTTTCACTAAATCgatcaaaattttgagga from Apostichopus japonicus isolate 1M-3 chromosome 19, ASM3797524v1, whole genome shotgun sequence carries:
- the LOC139960386 gene encoding uncharacterized protein; this encodes MLTPSQYSTSGLTDNITNLTTDAASDDEAWRFDDDIQRRLVGTGLLIVCITGIIGNSLVIAAVSLTLKLQNVTNVFVCNLAVGDLLHCIILPFMVHDLYQPLDLVNPNPLVCAVNGILTVLFLSVSVFSHALIAVTRYMMITRPRRACQVLFTPCRIFTLLLLIWTVSSIDPIVSLSSSSSLGYNPKYGICSRDIRNKSSVILSSVRSIYTNLFSVVVVLFCYAKVFFFVKRHNNSTLRRILTSSSGGGSIVSRKTLEETMVFEDVNTSAIRETKIDNGEEGQNGYVISMAEADHHADSKIDPDAGESVHNGKLKTISHMNADLTHDNDKMHATVNRDRFVNDLSFAAIAPVESQEIHSVHQPDIVNDSLLSAKVLSHSKQSTDNCFVKPTDGTKNDVSNQYINNVFTEHDDVCPPSCSCNDGLSVTYSTCHAPHCSIIVGSQFNYFNGNDREKAKGKSRKDSRKFSWRWRSRKSQDGPSDNRKEIDITMKLFIVVCVFFACISPYIFFVSLKSLERLLPYAALLLASSSCFNPIIYGLAHPQFQSVFYLLVSCQISKIKKPSRLLKWLTKYKIVPGRPTSA